A window of Thermoanaerobacterium sp. PSU-2 genomic DNA:
CAATGTAGTACATATACCACAATCATTTGTTGAAAAATACAATAGCGCCATTTCTTCATCATTCACAAATTTCTTTATATCGTCAACTGCATATAATTTCTCCATCATCTTTGCCCTCCGAAATTATTTTTAAATCTAACATATAAAGTATTTTACCACAAAGCGAAAAATTTTTATATATCTTGCCTTAATATTAAAATTTAATTTTCAATGGTGATATAATATATTATGTAAAAATATACAAGGAGGGATTTAGATGCCATTACCGCCATTTTTGTCATCGCTTGATAAAAATGATCATGAATTTGCATCTGCAATAGAAAAAGTCTATTCTTATGCAATGGGACCAGGCGCATTAGACCAAAAGACAAAATTGTTAATCGCACTGGCTATTGATGCGTTGCACGGCGCTAACCTTGGAGTAGAAAACATATCAAATCAACTGCGAAATATGGGGGTAAGCGAGGAAGAAATAAAAGAAGCAATTAGAATCGCATACTTCGCATCTGGAAATACAATATTAGCTTCGTATATTTCTGCTTTCAAAAACAAATAGCCATTAAAAAGTGAGAAGCTTTAAAGAAATTTAAGCTTCTCACTGTATTAAAAATCATATAGTAGAGGTGAACAAAAATATGGATAATAAAGAAAAACTGATACATTCATATATTGACAAAAAAGTCTCCAAAAATATCAATGAAGAACACAAAGATTCGCTGACATTTGGCGATAGAATGGCAGATAAATTGGCAGACTACGCTGGCAGTTGGTCATTTATATTTACGTTTGGCTTTCTGCTTATCGTTTGGATGGTTATAAACAGCGTCGCTTTTATAAAACACTTTGACCCGTATCCATTTATACTCTTGAATTTGGTTTTATCATGCCTTGCTGCAATACAAGCTCCAATAATCATGATGAGCCAAAACAGGCAAGAAGCAAAAGATAGATTAAGAGCGCAAAATGACTACGAAGTAAATTTAAAAGCAGAGCTAATAATAGAAGACCTACATACAAAAGCAGATAAAATCATCGAAAATCAAGAAAAAATATTAAAGCTTTTGGAAAGCCAAACGCAAAAACAATAAATTATTGAACTCTCCATCTAATCCATCCATTTTGATGCAAATAGCGTAAATATTTGTTTAGTCTATCGTACGTAGGCTCAACCTTATCGCCATAGACTTCTTTAAGCTTAATGCCTATGTCATAAACAGTTCTTTTGCCGTCAATAAGTTTCCAAACGGTGCTGCCGATTTCATCAAGCTCTATCGTCGTTATCCTTGGCCTTTTGATGATAAGCCTCGCCAACCGCTCGACGATTTTATCGTGTCTAAACAAAAGCTTGACTATGTTACCATTCTCTTCCCACATAAGTTTTTTTGAATGAATGGGTACATAAAGCATGAAATTGTTGTTCTTTTTAGCCATTTATCACATCATCCTTATATTATCGCCTTTTTTTATGCAGTCACTAAATATATTATATCACACCATTATTTGTAGAATATAAGTGCATTGCTTAAATCCCTACCTGGCTTTGTTAAATACTCACCTTTAAAATAAAGCCCAGAAGAAGCACCGCCATCAAGATTCATTGCATCGTATGCGCCTAATTCTTTCATTATCTGTGCCAACTGATACACCGTAATCTCTGGTGTAGTCACAAGAAGAATGTCGCCTTGTGCCGTTACTCCAATAGCGCTTCTTGCGTATGATAAGCTTACGATTTTATCCTCTGTAAAACCCTCTCCTATAGGATCTACACTGACCACACCATCTTTAACGAGGGTAGGACCTGCTCCTACAGCCTCAGTGACATCAGACCAATCAACTGGATTTCCGCCATCATCTGTAAAGTTGATTTTATACTCAACTGTCTTTCCTACATTGAATACTTTAGCCAAGTATTCCTCGCTGCCATTGAGATTTATGACATATCCATCTGCAGGAATATTTACATCCTGGTTTTCTTCAATATCTTTGACCACGCCATTTTCTACAACAATATTTATTCCATAGTTGAAGCCAAGGTGACTGCCCCACTCATATGTAAATATATACACAGAATTTGTAGAAGGTATGTGATTGAAACCATAAGCATACCAATTATTTGGCCAGCTATAAGAGCCATTAGTCCCACCTACAATACTTATCCTCAGCTTATCCATCTTCACCCTACCATCAGCCGTAAAGCCAAAGACAGATCCTACATTAACTACATGCACAACTTTGCCATCTTTGATTATAGTATTCCACGGTACTGGATCTCCACCATAAGCATTAAAAAATGTACCGTTTATTGCAACATCTGCATTGTAGTATTTAGCCATGTCATATAGGCTCTGCGTAGTACCTATCTGATTATTCGCCAAAATAACAGCAGGTTTATATGGCGAGTTGTGAGGTATTCTCACACCTGTCACAACAACGCCATCAACTTTCTGAGTAAAGCTTGTGGCGTCTAAGCTATAATCGACCGCTTTAACATAAATATATGAATTATTAAAAGGGATAGCAGCAGTTTGCGTATCATCATCCCATTTGACTTGATTATCACCAATCAATTCAGCCAAAAACCGAAGCGGCAAAAAGGTTGAACCGTCTTTTATTATAGCAGGCACCGGCATATCTTTACCTTCTCCGTTGACAACTGCATTTGTACTGTTAATCTTAATAACGATTTGAAGGCTGTCTTTTATGATTTTAACTGTTTGTGTATCACCATCCCATTTTACATCTGCCCCCATGCTCTGAAATACACCTCTGGCGGGTACCATCATATAGCTATTATTTTTATATGTATACAAAAAACCATTGTAGTATGTATCAGCGTAAACGTGTGAAGTAGATATAAAAACCAAAATCAAAGGTACAATAATTTGTAGAAATTTTTTCATATCAATTGGAACAACTATTATTTAAGTGTTATTCCTTATCCTCCTCTCCTTTTTATGGAAATGATTTACGCAAAATTATAATTGTTATAATACTTTATGAATTATTCGACACATTAAAAAAAATCCTTCTTGCTTTATTAATTTTTTTGTTTGCATTTGGGAATATAGGCAGACATTAAATTATTTTTAAATAAAAAAATAAAAGCCATGAAAGGCTTGATATCGCTTGATTAAATATGGAGGCGGCATCCAGATTCGAACTGGAGATAAAGGTTTTGCAGACCTCTGCCTTACCACTTGGCTATGCCGCCAAATTTTGGAGCGGACAACGAGACTCGAACTCGCGACCCTCACCTTGGCAAGGTGATGCTCTACCAACTGAGCTATGTCCGCTTAACTTTATGGTGCCTCGAAGTGGAATCGAACCACTGACACAGGGATTTTCAGTCCCTTGCTCTACCGACTGAGCTATCGAGGCTTTTTAAATTTTATGGCGACCCAAAAGGGGCTCGAACCCTCGACCTCCAGCGTGACAGGCTGGCGCTCTAACCAACTGAGCTATTGGGCCATGACAGTGGTCGCAATAGGGCTCGAACCTATGACCCCCTGCTTGTAAGGCAGGTGCTCTCCCAGCTGAGCTATACGACCAATTTCCGTGACAAGTATTAGTATACATAAAAAATGCCGATTCGTCAATATCCTTTTTTAATTTTTTTCACATCTCATCAAAATATGCATTGCCATATATTTCAAAACCCTAACATTGCTGTTAGGGTTGATTTTCTCCATTAGGAAACTTTTTTAACGTTAGCGGCTTGTGGCCCTTTTTCGGCCTCCACTATATCAAACTCGACTTCCTGTCCTTCTTCTAACGTCTTAAAACCATCCTGTTCAATTGCTGAGTAATGAACGAATACGTCTGAGCCTCCTTCTCTTTCTATGAAGCCATAACCTTTCTCAGCATTGAACCATTTTACTTTACCTCTTACCATTATATCTTCCTCCAAACGTGATAAATAATTTACTTCTTTATAATAGCACTGAAACATATACATTGTCAAATGAATTTTAGCCTTGTTGTGCCGTCTTTAAATATCTTACGATTTTGCTTAAAGCTTCGCCTGCCGATTCTCTTATAATTGCATCGGCCCTTCTATCTTCAGGTGTCTCTGACTTATTTATTATGACAAGATGCTTTGATAGTCCCGGAAGAAAGTTTACAGGTGATACAGTAAGCGATGAACCAATGACTATCATCAAATCGCTGTCTTCGGCCTCATGCCATGCCTTTTCAAAATCTTCAGGCATCTGATCTCCAAACATTACAACATCTGGCCTTAAAATCCCATTGCATTTGTCGCATTTAGGCGGGATTTCCCCTTTAGACACTTTGACCTCCAATAAATCAATTGGTACCACTGTACCACAATTTGTGCAACTTCCTGTCCTCGTCTGGCCGTGTACTTCGTATACTTTCTTCGATCCTGCTTTTTGGTGCAAATTATCTATGTTTTGGGTAATTACGCATGATACAAACCCATCCTGCTCCAGTTGCGCCAATATATAGTGTGCTTTGTTTGGCTTTGCATCTTTCATGGACAACAAAATCTTAAAACCATTGTCGTAAAACTTTTTAGGGTCATTGTATAAAACTCTTGTTGACAGTGCTTCCATAGGGTCCATCTTTTCCCAAAGTCCAGTTCCTGGACTTCTGAAATCAGGAATACCGCTTTCTGTAGATATTCCAGCACCCGTCAGCACAACAGTCTTTTTAGAATTCTCTATCAATCTTGCAACTTTTTCATATACATCCTCTTGACCCATTTGTCTCACCTCAAATACAAGTATACCACCACAACAAAAATTTTACATGGCCGATTTATATTTTTTCTTTTTCACAATGGCTCCTATCTTCCCTGTTTCTTGTGCCGTCAAATTCGACCATCCTACCTTATGTACCTTATCTAATAGCCCCAACTCTTTAGCCGCCTCTATCTTTAATTTTTCATCCATAGTATCATCTCCTAATAGCCTTTTTCAAATTCATTTACAGATACCTTTTGACCAGTTAATGCATCCACTATTGAATCCATTGTAGACAAACGATATATTGGCATAAGCTCATATTTACTTGTGTATAAATAATAAAGAGATGGTTTTTCACCTACTAATATATTTTTTGCAATACTTTCATTCAAAATATCTGTTGTTGATGGTTTATGGGCCTCATCCCAATTTAATGAGACATTTATTATTTTGCCGTTTTTATCTGTTTTAATTCTCACATAATTATCCAGAACTATTGCACCATTGTAAACTCGATAAAATACGTATGTATAATCATCATCTTCTATGGCAGGTTTCTTTAAAAGATCCAAATTGCAATCTTTTCCTCTTAAAACTTCCTTTGTAAAACCGATTATTCTGTCCAAATTGCCATACGTATCAAATAACCCACCATCGTCAGAAATATCTACGTTCTCGCTTATTATATTTCCGGTCTCTTTGTCGACTGCTATATTTGCATTGGCTATTAAATTTCTATCAGTATGGTTCATATTAAATGTATATGTTTCTCTTTCAGTGAGAAAATACCTTTCAATTGTCTTGCTGTCTAATACTTTAATATCATTTATGTGAAAGTTATTCATTTCATTCATTGCTATTTTCAATGCCTCGTCGTAAGCTACTATGCTATACGATTTTTTAAAATCATTGGCATCACACTTAATCTTTAAAACATCATCATATAGCATATTACCATTAAAATCTACCAAATCACCATTTACTGCGTCTATACCAACGAGATTATAATCAATGCTTAAAGCATAGTACAGCCGATATTTAGGAAAATCATCGTTGTTGTTTTTCAAATACACAAGAGTAGGATCAAGTTTGCTA
This region includes:
- a CDS encoding phosphodiester glycosidase family protein; this translates as MKKFLQIIVPLILVFISTSHVYADTYYNGFLYTYKNNSYMMVPARGVFQSMGADVKWDGDTQTVKIIKDSLQIVIKINSTNAVVNGEGKDMPVPAIIKDGSTFLPLRFLAELIGDNQVKWDDDTQTAAIPFNNSYIYVKAVDYSLDATSFTQKVDGVVVTGVRIPHNSPYKPAVILANNQIGTTQSLYDMAKYYNADVAINGTFFNAYGGDPVPWNTIIKDGKVVHVVNVGSVFGFTADGRVKMDKLRISIVGGTNGSYSWPNNWYAYGFNHIPSTNSVYIFTYEWGSHLGFNYGINIVVENGVVKDIEENQDVNIPADGYVINLNGSEEYLAKVFNVGKTVEYKINFTDDGGNPVDWSDVTEAVGAGPTLVKDGVVSVDPIGEGFTEDKIVSLSYARSAIGVTAQGDILLVTTPEITVYQLAQIMKELGAYDAMNLDGGASSGLYFKGEYLTKPGRDLSNALIFYK
- a CDS encoding small, acid-soluble spore protein, alpha/beta type — its product is MDEKLKIEAAKELGLLDKVHKVGWSNLTAQETGKIGAIVKKKKYKSAM
- a CDS encoding peptidase propeptide domain-containing protein: MIKRIFLLTLTLVMVFSLNAFSFGFPDDIQNQDYLKLLKNKMPFISNMSVDQIRKNSDGSIQINMKSDGDTYKTLDVVLDNGNIKSVDYYVDQMKYLFGKSGKSKIRKDDAVIIGKELLENIFGEKFGYVSEVNDSTYIDDALERPIIYKFCYKNLVDDIPVYNIDAYVYIDSESGAILKLKGQSIGESSYNKDIKTIGSVDALKAFNSKLDPTLVYLKNNNDDFPKYRLYYALSIDYNLVGIDAVNGDLVDFNGNMLYDDVLKIKCDANDFKKSYSIVAYDEALKIAMNEMNNFHINDIKVLDSKTIERYFLTERETYTFNMNHTDRNLIANANIAVDKETGNIISENVDISDDGGLFDTYGNLDRIIGFTKEVLRGKDCNLDLLKKPAIEDDDYTYVFYRVYNGAIVLDNYVRIKTDKNGKIINVSLNWDEAHKPSTTDILNESIAKNILVGEKPSLYYLYTSKYELMPIYRLSTMDSIVDALTGQKVSVNEFEKGY
- a CDS encoding NAD-dependent protein deacylase encodes the protein MGQEDVYEKVARLIENSKKTVVLTGAGISTESGIPDFRSPGTGLWEKMDPMEALSTRVLYNDPKKFYDNGFKILLSMKDAKPNKAHYILAQLEQDGFVSCVITQNIDNLHQKAGSKKVYEVHGQTRTGSCTNCGTVVPIDLLEVKVSKGEIPPKCDKCNGILRPDVVMFGDQMPEDFEKAWHEAEDSDLMIVIGSSLTVSPVNFLPGLSKHLVIINKSETPEDRRADAIIRESAGEALSKIVRYLKTAQQG
- a CDS encoding DUF1003 domain-containing protein, translating into MDNKEKLIHSYIDKKVSKNINEEHKDSLTFGDRMADKLADYAGSWSFIFTFGFLLIVWMVINSVAFIKHFDPYPFILLNLVLSCLAAIQAPIIMMSQNRQEAKDRLRAQNDYEVNLKAELIIEDLHTKADKIIENQEKILKLLESQTQKQ
- a CDS encoding PqqD family protein, which codes for MAKKNNNFMLYVPIHSKKLMWEENGNIVKLLFRHDKIVERLARLIIKRPRITTIELDEIGSTVWKLIDGKRTVYDIGIKLKEVYGDKVEPTYDRLNKYLRYLHQNGWIRWRVQ
- a CDS encoding cold-shock protein — translated: MVRGKVKWFNAEKGYGFIEREGGSDVFVHYSAIEQDGFKTLEEGQEVEFDIVEAEKGPQAANVKKVS
- a CDS encoding carboxymuconolactone decarboxylase family protein, translating into MPLPPFLSSLDKNDHEFASAIEKVYSYAMGPGALDQKTKLLIALAIDALHGANLGVENISNQLRNMGVSEEEIKEAIRIAYFASGNTILASYISAFKNK